A region of Ferruginibacter albus DNA encodes the following proteins:
- a CDS encoding TPM domain-containing protein has protein sequence MKKLFSIFILLLIGIGVFAQSGFNPNDLLKGPPSQQKLVNDYSNVLTADQKQSLENKLDAFDDSTSTQVAVVIIPSLGDYDVSDYGVKLLRAWGIGNKEHNNGVLLLINTEQGNHRINITTGYGVEGALPDITCKQIIDEIITPNFKGGDYYEGLEEGTDAILKATKGEYQAPENYRKEKGSPFGFIIIIIIILVLIGIGSNGGGGGFLPFIIGNMIGSSGRGWDSGGSSGWSGGGGFGGFGGGSSGGGGASGSW, from the coding sequence ATGAAAAAATTATTTTCCATATTCATATTGCTGTTGATAGGCATTGGTGTTTTTGCACAAAGCGGCTTTAATCCAAATGATTTATTGAAGGGACCACCTTCTCAACAGAAACTGGTAAATGATTATTCCAATGTATTGACTGCCGATCAAAAGCAGTCGCTGGAAAATAAATTAGACGCATTTGATGATAGCACCAGTACACAAGTTGCAGTAGTGATTATTCCAAGTCTGGGAGATTATGATGTATCGGATTATGGCGTAAAGCTTTTACGTGCCTGGGGCATTGGCAATAAAGAACACAACAATGGTGTTTTATTGCTGATAAATACCGAACAGGGAAATCATAGAATAAATATTACAACCGGCTATGGCGTTGAGGGCGCTTTGCCTGATATTACCTGTAAACAGATCATTGATGAAATTATTACTCCTAATTTCAAAGGCGGCGATTATTATGAAGGTTTAGAAGAAGGAACCGACGCCATTCTCAAAGCTACAAAAGGTGAATACCAGGCGCCTGAAAATTATAGAAAAGAAAAAGGTTCTCCCTTTGGGTTTATTATCATTATTATCATCATACTTGTTTTAATAGGAATTGGGAGCAATGGCGGTGGCGGTGGTTTTCTACCTTTTATTATCGGCAATATGATCGGAAGTTCCGGTCGTGGTTGGGACAGTGGAGGAAGCAGCGGCTGGAGCGGCGGAGGTGGTTTTGGTGGCTTTGGCGGCGGTAGCTCCGGAGGTGGTGGGGCAAGTGGTAGCTGGTAG
- a CDS encoding TPM domain-containing protein yields MFSLFKKKSFFSEQEKEEIAAAIKKAEKETSGEVRVYIESKNYLVSSLDRSKEIFFKYNMQQTAQRNAVLIYIAVLHKEVAVFADEGIYQKLEATYWQKAVTSMVSYFKEGDIKTGLVKAIATIGETLQEKFPCSPDDKNELPDDIIFGK; encoded by the coding sequence ATGTTTTCTCTCTTTAAAAAGAAATCATTTTTTTCTGAGCAAGAAAAAGAAGAAATAGCTGCTGCTATTAAAAAAGCGGAGAAAGAAACCAGCGGAGAAGTACGTGTGTACATCGAAAGTAAAAATTACTTAGTGAGTTCGCTGGACAGATCCAAAGAGATATTTTTTAAATACAATATGCAACAAACAGCACAGCGTAATGCTGTGCTTATTTATATTGCTGTACTTCATAAAGAAGTAGCGGTATTTGCGGATGAAGGTATTTATCAAAAACTGGAAGCAACTTATTGGCAAAAGGCAGTAACATCAATGGTAAGTTATTTTAAAGAAGGAGACATTAAAACAGGTTTAGTAAAAGCCATTGCTACCATTGGCGAAACGCTGCAGGAAAAATTTCCCTGTAGCCCGGACGATAAAAATGAATTGCCGGACGATATCATTTTCGGTAAGTAA
- a CDS encoding LemA family protein, translating into MKRPGLLIGLGVLVILFFWGCSSYNTLVGADQTVKNAWSNVETNYQRRTDLYNSVIKTIEGSANFEKSTLKEVIEARAKATSVTVDVSDPKSLEAYQNAQAQLQGSFSRLMAVAEAYPDLKTTASFQGFQTQIEGTENRINVARQDYNATVQAYNLSVKTFPKVIFARMFGYTEKAFYKADPGSEKAPDIQFNIK; encoded by the coding sequence ATGAAACGTCCCGGATTATTAATAGGCTTAGGAGTTTTGGTAATTCTCTTCTTTTGGGGTTGTTCTTCTTACAACACTTTAGTTGGAGCAGACCAAACCGTAAAAAATGCATGGAGTAATGTTGAAACAAATTACCAACGCCGTACAGACCTTTACAATAGCGTAATTAAAACCATTGAAGGTTCTGCCAACTTCGAAAAATCAACGTTAAAAGAAGTTATTGAAGCAAGAGCAAAAGCCACTTCTGTTACTGTTGATGTAAGTGATCCCAAATCGTTAGAAGCTTATCAAAATGCACAGGCACAGTTGCAAGGTTCTTTCAGTCGTTTGATGGCAGTTGCAGAAGCTTATCCTGATCTAAAAACAACCGCTTCATTTCAAGGATTTCAAACACAAATTGAAGGAACTGAAAATCGCATAAATGTTGCCAGGCAGGATTATAATGCAACTGTACAAGCTTACAACCTTTCTGTAAAAACATTTCCTAAAGTGATCTTTGCACGCATGTTCGGTTATACCGAAAAAGCATTTTATAAAGCTGATCCAGGTTCTGAAAAAGCTCCGGACATCCAGTTTAACATTAAATAA
- a CDS encoding right-handed parallel beta-helix repeat-containing protein, whose protein sequence is MKKHLILACIVISINAAAQHNYYISPSGNNTNNGSLATPWKTIQYGITAASTNDTINILVGTYNEMLDISKSNIYIRNYQAASVLVSGTGITSQIAMLQITDGSNVTIEGLEIANNVQTDAQGILVEGSGQNIVINKCIVHDIHFSSNPNAAVNDNTNAQGIIVYGTNGSNAIKNLRITNNQLYNCRLGYSEGIAVNGNVDGFEVLGNEVHDLTNIGIDAIGHEKTSPVTATDQARNGTIKNNKIYNCVSPYATSGGLYVDGGKNIVIENNISYHNGYGIEIGCENKNTTTDSIFVRNNIFYDNQEAAIAIGGYNYPKTGKVTNTSITNNTCFQNGYASDSYGELYFTYSENSVIENNIFYLSSQNKLAYAELSQPSLKFNYNILYGDNSPADMYTGWDKKDYDSYAAFVTGTSTNINSQIANPQFANGNITTPDFHLSSTSAAINAGDPTFTAASSERDMDNELRVSGIIDCGADEYYATAITYTFTGNGYWSDSTQWSNHLQPPTDLSGNYKIIIDPSGECILNIEQHLGSSVQLIVQENKKFTVNGNLLINN, encoded by the coding sequence TTGAAAAAACATCTTATCCTTGCTTGCATAGTCATTTCTATAAATGCAGCTGCACAACACAATTATTATATTTCTCCTTCAGGAAATAACACCAATAATGGAAGCTTAGCAACTCCATGGAAAACCATTCAATACGGAATTACCGCTGCAAGTACAAACGACACCATCAATATATTAGTAGGTACTTACAATGAAATGCTCGACATTTCTAAATCAAATATCTACATAAGAAATTATCAAGCCGCATCAGTACTAGTTTCAGGTACAGGTATCACATCACAAATTGCCATGCTACAAATAACTGACGGGTCTAACGTAACGATTGAAGGCTTGGAAATAGCCAACAATGTTCAAACAGATGCACAGGGAATTTTAGTAGAGGGTAGCGGACAAAACATTGTAATCAATAAATGTATAGTGCATGATATTCATTTTTCATCCAACCCTAATGCAGCTGTAAATGATAACACCAACGCACAAGGAATTATTGTATATGGAACAAATGGAAGCAATGCAATAAAGAATCTTCGCATCACTAATAATCAATTATATAATTGCAGGTTAGGTTACAGCGAAGGCATTGCTGTAAACGGAAACGTAGACGGGTTCGAGGTTTTAGGCAACGAAGTCCACGACCTGACAAATATCGGCATTGATGCAATCGGTCATGAAAAAACTTCTCCCGTTACTGCAACTGACCAGGCAAGAAACGGAACTATCAAAAACAATAAAATATATAATTGTGTTTCACCTTATGCAACTTCCGGGGGTTTATATGTTGATGGCGGCAAGAATATCGTTATTGAAAATAATATTTCTTATCACAATGGTTATGGAATAGAAATTGGGTGCGAGAATAAGAACACAACCACTGATAGCATCTTTGTTCGTAATAATATTTTTTACGATAACCAGGAAGCTGCAATAGCAATAGGCGGATATAATTATCCTAAAACAGGCAAAGTAACGAATACAAGCATCACTAATAATACCTGTTTTCAAAATGGTTATGCTAGTGACAGTTACGGTGAGTTATATTTTACCTACAGTGAAAATTCAGTTATAGAAAACAATATTTTCTACTTGTCGTCTCAAAATAAATTAGCCTACGCAGAGTTATCACAACCATCGCTCAAGTTCAATTATAATATTCTTTATGGCGATAATTCGCCTGCTGATATGTACACAGGTTGGGATAAAAAAGATTATGACTCTTATGCTGCATTTGTTACCGGCACTTCTACAAATATCAATTCACAAATAGCGAATCCGCAATTTGCAAATGGGAATATTACAACACCTGATTTTCACCTCAGTTCAACTTCTGCTGCTATAAATGCCGGCGATCCAACATTTACAGCTGCTTCATCTGAAAGAGATATGGATAATGAACTTCGTGTATCCGGCATTATTGATTGTGGTGCTGATGAATATTATGCCACAGCAATTACTTATACATTTACCGGCAATGGCTATTGGTCTGATTCAACTCAATGGAGCAACCATTTACAACCACCTACTGATCTGTCAGGTAATTACAAGATCATCATTGATCCGAGTGGTGAATGCATTTTAAATATTGAGCAACATTTAGGAAGCAGTGTACAATTGATTGTTCAGGAGAACAAGAAATTCACTGTTAATGGTAATCTTTTAATTAATAATTGA
- a CDS encoding phosphoglycerate kinase, with product MSKFSTHNFNNQKALIRVDFNVPLDDQFNITDDTRIRAAIPTIKKILADGGSVILMSHLGRPKDGPTDKYSLKHLIPHLSKVLSTDVQFANDCIGEEAIQKSAALKPGQVLLLENLRFYKQEEKGDEAFAEKLSKLGDVYVNDAFGTAHRAHASTAIIAKFFTPENRMFGLLMEGEVSSAEKVLHNAENPFTAIIGGAKVSDKILIIENLLQRANNIIIGGGMAYTFLKALGKEIGSSLCELDKLDLANDILAKAKEKNVAIHLPVDSIVADKFAADANTKEVSNDNIETGWMGLDIGAKAVAQFTDVINNSKTILWNGPMGVFEMEKFQGGTKAVALAVAEATSKGAFSLVGGGDSVAAVNQFNLADKVSYVSTGGGAMLEYFEGKVLPGIAAIKE from the coding sequence ATGAGCAAATTTTCAACCCACAATTTCAACAACCAAAAAGCATTGATCAGAGTTGATTTCAACGTTCCCCTTGACGATCAATTCAATATTACAGACGACACAAGAATAAGAGCTGCTATTCCAACTATTAAAAAAATATTGGCAGATGGTGGTAGCGTAATTTTAATGAGTCACTTAGGTCGCCCAAAAGACGGACCAACAGATAAATATTCATTAAAACATTTAATTCCGCATTTAAGCAAAGTGTTGTCTACCGATGTACAATTTGCGAATGATTGTATTGGTGAAGAAGCTATACAAAAATCAGCTGCATTAAAACCCGGACAAGTATTGTTATTAGAAAATCTACGTTTCTACAAACAAGAAGAAAAAGGTGATGAAGCTTTTGCAGAAAAATTAAGCAAGCTCGGTGATGTGTATGTAAACGACGCATTTGGTACAGCACACAGAGCGCATGCTTCAACAGCTATTATTGCAAAATTCTTTACTCCTGAAAACCGCATGTTTGGTTTATTAATGGAAGGTGAAGTAAGCAGCGCAGAAAAAGTATTACATAATGCAGAAAATCCTTTTACTGCAATTATAGGAGGAGCAAAGGTTTCAGACAAAATATTAATTATTGAAAATTTATTGCAACGTGCCAATAATATCATCATTGGTGGTGGTATGGCATATACATTTTTAAAGGCATTAGGCAAAGAGATCGGAAGTAGCTTATGTGAATTGGATAAGCTAGATTTAGCTAACGACATCTTAGCCAAAGCAAAAGAAAAAAATGTCGCTATTCATTTACCTGTTGACAGCATTGTAGCAGATAAATTTGCCGCTGATGCAAACACTAAAGAAGTAAGCAACGACAATATTGAAACCGGCTGGATGGGATTGGATATAGGGGCAAAAGCAGTGGCACAATTCACTGATGTGATCAACAATAGCAAAACCATTTTATGGAACGGACCAATGGGCGTTTTTGAAATGGAAAAATTTCAGGGTGGTACAAAAGCCGTTGCATTAGCTGTTGCAGAAGCTACCTCAAAAGGTGCGTTTAGCTTAGTGGGTGGTGGTGATAGTGTTGCAGCCGTAAACCAATTCAACTTAGCAGATAAAGTAAGTTATGTATCTACCGGCGGTGGCGCTATGCTGGAATATTTTGAAGGGAAAGTGTTACCTGGTATTGCGGCGATAAAAGAATAA
- the gap gene encoding type I glyceraldehyde-3-phosphate dehydrogenase, producing MSTVKVAINGFGRIGRLVYRQIHGLEGIDVVAINDLTSPKVLAHLLKYDSAQGRFGEEVSSTDNSIIVNGHEVKIYAQKDPAQIPWGNHDVDVVLECTGFFTDKEKAELHIKAGAKKVVISAPATGDLKTVVFNVNHSILDGSETVISCASCTTNCLAPVAKVLDDTFGIVNGLMTTIHAYTNDQNTQDAPHPKGDLRRARAAAQNIVPNSTGAAKAIGLVLPNLKGKLDGSAQRVPTITGSLTEVTAILGKKTTVEEVNAAMKAAANESFGYTTDEIVSTDIIGISYGSLFDATQTRVQTVGDAQLVRVVSWYDNEMSYVSQLVRTVSYFAKLIKK from the coding sequence ATGAGTACAGTAAAAGTTGCTATTAACGGTTTTGGACGCATCGGGCGTCTTGTATATCGTCAGATTCATGGTCTGGAAGGTATTGATGTTGTTGCCATTAACGACCTTACATCCCCTAAGGTATTGGCACATTTATTAAAATATGATAGTGCGCAAGGACGTTTTGGAGAAGAAGTTTCTTCTACCGACAATTCAATCATTGTAAACGGTCACGAAGTAAAAATATATGCGCAAAAAGATCCTGCACAAATTCCATGGGGCAACCACGATGTGGATGTAGTATTGGAATGTACAGGTTTCTTCACCGATAAAGAAAAAGCGGAGTTGCACATTAAAGCAGGCGCTAAAAAAGTAGTGATCTCTGCTCCTGCAACCGGCGATCTGAAAACAGTTGTTTTCAACGTAAATCACAGCATTTTAGATGGTAGCGAAACAGTGATCAGCTGTGCATCCTGCACTACCAACTGTTTAGCTCCTGTAGCTAAAGTATTGGATGACACTTTCGGAATCGTAAATGGTTTAATGACTACCATTCACGCTTACACCAACGATCAAAACACACAAGATGCTCCGCACCCAAAAGGTGATTTGAGAAGAGCTCGTGCTGCTGCACAAAACATTGTACCTAACAGTACAGGCGCTGCAAAAGCAATCGGCTTGGTATTACCAAACTTAAAAGGCAAATTAGATGGTTCTGCACAACGTGTTCCAACCATAACGGGTTCATTAACAGAAGTTACTGCTATCCTTGGCAAAAAGACAACTGTTGAAGAAGTAAATGCTGCCATGAAAGCTGCTGCTAACGAAAGCTTCGGTTATACAACTGACGAGATCGTAAGCACTGACATCATCGGAATTTCTTACGGTTCATTGTTCGATGCTACGCAAACACGTGTACAAACAGTTGGCGATGCGCAATTGGTACGTGTAGTTAGCTGGTATGATAATGAAATGAGCTATGTATCACAATTGGTACGTACTGTTAGCTATTTTGCTAAGTTGATTAAAAAATAA
- a CDS encoding LolA-like protein: MKNLILLGLLVILLVSVQFSKAQTADDIIAKNIEARGGKDKLASIKTIYMEGVKEMMGNEITVKVTKEQGKLSRTEFEMGSTTGFILVTDKGAWSFIPMRSSAPEQMPADAAAALQTELDITAPYIDYAAKGNTVELAGKDTLNGNENYKLKLTTATGKIIMYWIDAKTYLLTQSSQKDNTLFHGKRNNSEQVEVETITMYKDYSAVDGIQIPHTIETKSTGGGGRFNGPTTFDKIQLNVPIDPKLYKPE; encoded by the coding sequence ATGAAAAATTTAATTCTTTTAGGATTGTTGGTGATCCTTTTAGTATCAGTGCAGTTCAGCAAAGCGCAAACAGCAGATGATATTATTGCTAAAAATATTGAAGCCCGTGGCGGAAAAGATAAACTCGCTTCTATTAAAACGATCTACATGGAAGGAGTAAAAGAAATGATGGGCAATGAGATCACCGTGAAAGTAACTAAAGAGCAAGGCAAATTAAGTCGTACAGAATTTGAAATGGGTTCTACAACCGGTTTTATTTTAGTTACTGATAAAGGCGCCTGGTCGTTTATTCCCATGCGCTCTTCCGCACCGGAACAAATGCCTGCAGATGCTGCCGCTGCCTTACAAACAGAGTTGGATATTACTGCTCCATATATTGATTATGCAGCTAAAGGTAATACTGTTGAACTGGCAGGTAAAGACACATTAAACGGCAATGAAAACTACAAATTGAAATTAACCACAGCAACCGGCAAAATAATTATGTATTGGATAGATGCGAAAACATACCTTCTTACCCAATCTTCACAAAAAGATAATACGCTGTTTCATGGCAAGAGAAATAACAGCGAGCAGGTTGAAGTAGAAACAATTACCATGTATAAAGATTATAGCGCTGTGGATGGTATACAGATACCCCATACGATCGAGACCAAATCGACAGGTGGCGGTGGAAGATTTAACGGGCCGACCACATTTGACAAGATTCAATTGAATGTACCGATCGATCCAAAACTGTACAAGCCGGAATAA
- a CDS encoding T9SS type A sorting domain-containing protein has product MKINTRSRKVLLACVALLASASITIVKAQNCMQPFSTISWFNQVSVVRISPDASRFFVIGTDKGPATSSNARPQPAQGYSGTIPLGDTTVIQLSVYNVGGDPLMKNSIVATLSAPSNARIIGLVPDSSSGPWTVYQIGSQTQGNAITLVNTKGGLGAAPFDPTAFTNVYVYMVGVSIGSSRTYNANVAFNILNLGVPASEKQPASVYVAQGNVEIGNDNNSSSLEVTASPEGGPLPVTLISFAANAAASTVQLDWKVGAEINLSHYELERSVDGITFTKIASVVAAKRSLYNYSDALVNMVADKIYYRLKMVNNDGTFTYSQIRQVASKDKNVSIKIYPNPIQREQALNVELGGLIAGQYNISMISSHGAIVKSMNFKISNSGSAQLVVMTSNLAAGAYTVSIKGPDKQYSRILVVANR; this is encoded by the coding sequence ATGAAAATAAATACACGTTCCCGAAAAGTTTTACTAGCATGTGTTGCCTTATTAGCTTCAGCAAGTATAACAATTGTAAAGGCGCAAAACTGTATGCAGCCTTTCTCAACTATTTCATGGTTTAATCAGGTTAGTGTGGTGCGTATTTCACCCGATGCCAGCAGATTTTTTGTAATCGGTACTGATAAAGGGCCGGCAACTTCTTCAAATGCCAGGCCCCAGCCGGCTCAAGGCTATAGTGGTACCATACCTCTTGGAGATACTACAGTAATTCAACTGTCTGTTTACAATGTTGGTGGAGATCCGTTAATGAAAAATTCTATCGTAGCAACTCTTTCAGCACCAAGCAATGCACGTATTATTGGATTAGTGCCTGATAGCAGCAGTGGTCCATGGACTGTATACCAGATAGGCTCTCAAACGCAAGGCAATGCCATCACGTTAGTAAATACCAAGGGAGGTTTAGGGGCTGCTCCCTTCGATCCTACTGCGTTTACCAATGTCTACGTATATATGGTGGGTGTTAGTATAGGCTCTTCCAGAACATACAATGCTAATGTAGCATTTAACATCCTGAATTTGGGAGTACCTGCCAGCGAAAAACAACCTGCATCTGTATATGTAGCGCAAGGAAATGTTGAGATAGGTAATGATAATAATTCTTCTTCGTTGGAAGTAACTGCTTCTCCCGAAGGTGGACCATTGCCCGTTACATTGATAAGCTTTGCTGCCAATGCTGCCGCTTCAACAGTGCAGTTGGATTGGAAAGTAGGTGCAGAGATCAATCTCTCTCATTATGAATTAGAAAGAAGTGTTGATGGTATTACATTCACAAAGATTGCCTCGGTAGTAGCTGCTAAACGTTCATTATACAATTACTCTGATGCTTTAGTAAATATGGTTGCAGATAAGATTTACTATCGGTTAAAAATGGTGAATAATGATGGTACATTTACTTATAGCCAAATACGCCAGGTCGCATCAAAAGATAAAAATGTATCTATAAAAATTTACCCAAATCCAATACAGCGTGAGCAGGCTTTGAATGTAGAATTAGGCGGACTTATAGCCGGGCAATATAATATCAGTATGATCTCTTCACACGGGGCAATAGTTAAATCAATGAATTTTAAAATCTCAAATTCAGGTTCTGCTCAATTAGTGGTAATGACATCTAATTTGGCGGCAGGTGCATATACCGTTTCAATAAAAGGACCTGATAAACAATACTCCAGGATATTAGTGGTTGCTAACAGGTAA
- the ade gene encoding adenine deaminase, whose product MSNLSIQGNIVDIFNKEIYYGEVIVENGKIKHLKKTSNSKLTTANYILPGFTDAHVHIESSMLVPSEFARLAVVHGTVSTISDPHEIANVCGMEGVQFMIDNGKTVPFKFNFGAPSCVPATIFETAGAALDSKDVDELLKQDDIRYLSEMMNFPGVLFKDEEVMKKIASAKKYNKPVDGHAPGLRGEQAKQYIDAGISTDHECFTKEEALDKLKYGMKILIREGSAAKNFEALIDLLNDYPKEIMFCSDDKHPDSLMEGHINQLCARAVAKGIDVFKVLQAACINPTVHYKTGVGLLRENDNADFIVAEDLINFKILKTYINGELVAENGDSLIKTSTSEIINYFDCKGKAIEDFKFSIADLSTQTLPVIEALDGQLITNKLNLSPKIINDEIVSDVEKDVLKMVVVNRYKNAVIAKSFVKNFGLKQGAIASSVAHDSHNIIAVGVDDESLCKAVNLIIKEKGGVSAISKANDKILALPVAGLMSNKDGYEIAKEYTAIDKVVKEELNSTLASPFMTLSFMALLVIPHLKLSDLGLFDGDSFQFVK is encoded by the coding sequence ATGAGCAATTTAAGCATACAAGGAAATATCGTAGACATCTTTAATAAAGAAATTTATTATGGAGAAGTAATTGTTGAAAACGGAAAGATTAAACACCTTAAAAAGACTTCTAATTCAAAACTCACAACTGCCAACTATATTTTACCCGGTTTTACCGATGCGCATGTTCATATTGAAAGTTCCATGTTAGTGCCTTCTGAATTTGCACGCTTGGCTGTTGTGCATGGAACGGTTAGTACGATTAGTGATCCTCATGAAATTGCCAATGTATGTGGAATGGAAGGCGTTCAGTTTATGATCGACAATGGAAAGACAGTGCCTTTCAAATTTAATTTTGGTGCGCCGAGTTGTGTGCCTGCTACAATATTTGAAACAGCAGGCGCTGCGCTTGATTCAAAAGATGTAGATGAATTGCTGAAGCAAGATGATATTCGTTATTTAAGTGAAATGATGAACTTCCCCGGAGTATTGTTCAAGGACGAAGAAGTGATGAAAAAAATCGCATCAGCAAAAAAATACAATAAACCTGTTGATGGACATGCGCCGGGATTAAGAGGAGAACAAGCAAAACAATACATTGATGCTGGCATCAGTACCGATCACGAATGTTTTACTAAAGAAGAAGCGTTGGATAAATTAAAATACGGCATGAAGATCTTGATTCGTGAAGGAAGCGCTGCTAAAAACTTTGAAGCATTGATCGATCTGCTAAATGATTATCCAAAGGAGATAATGTTTTGCAGTGATGATAAACACCCGGATAGTTTGATGGAAGGACATATCAATCAATTGTGTGCAAGAGCAGTGGCTAAAGGGATTGATGTGTTTAAAGTGTTACAGGCTGCTTGTATCAATCCAACAGTGCACTATAAAACAGGTGTTGGATTGTTAAGAGAAAATGATAATGCTGACTTTATTGTAGCAGAAGATTTGATCAATTTTAAGATTCTAAAAACATATATTAATGGTGAATTGGTTGCAGAAAATGGCGACTCACTAATTAAAACATCTACCTCGGAAATTATTAATTACTTTGATTGCAAAGGAAAAGCAATTGAGGATTTTAAATTTTCTATTGCTGATTTATCAACGCAAACTCTGCCTGTTATTGAAGCATTGGATGGGCAACTGATCACCAATAAATTGAATCTATCTCCCAAAATCATAAATGATGAAATTGTAAGTGATGTTGAAAAAGATGTATTGAAAATGGTAGTGGTTAACCGTTACAAAAATGCAGTGATCGCAAAATCTTTTGTAAAGAATTTCGGGTTAAAACAAGGCGCCATTGCATCATCTGTTGCACACGATAGTCACAATATTATTGCGGTAGGAGTGGATGATGAAAGTTTGTGCAAAGCTGTCAATCTTATTATAAAAGAAAAAGGTGGAGTAAGCGCAATAAGTAAAGCGAATGACAAGATCCTTGCCCTGCCAGTTGCAGGCTTAATGAGCAATAAGGACGGGTATGAAATTGCGAAAGAATATACAGCTATTGATAAAGTGGTAAAGGAAGAATTAAATTCAACATTAGCTTCACCATTTATGACGCTATCGTTTATGGCTTTATTAGTAATTCCGCATTTGAAACTGAGCGATTTAGGTTTGTTTGATGGAGACAGTTTTCAGTTTGTAAAATAG
- a CDS encoding pyridoxal phosphate-dependent aminotransferase produces MLSISHRGKMMPPSPIRKLVPFAEAAKTKGITVYHLNIGQPDIETPKPVLDAVRNFNFKVLEYSHSAGNESYRKKLVTYYARVGIELTSEQIIVTTGASEAILFGFLACFDPEDEIIIPEPFYANYHAFAVSTGVNVIPVTSNIESGFALPTIEEIEKKITPRTKAILICNPNNPTGYVYTEQEMLQLRDLILRHNIYLFSDEAYREFCYEGKHFSAMYLKGVDDNVILIDSISKRYSACGGRIGAFITKNKAVLDTIMKFAQARLSPPEFAQLAGEAAVDLPSTYFDTTKTEYKKRRDLIVKRLSAMEGVICTNPGGAFYVMAKLPIDDCDNFCKWLLKDFSYNKQTVMLAPATGFYETQGLGKQEVRLAYVLNCDAINAAMDCLEKALEQYPHKEKTVKQTASLSI; encoded by the coding sequence ATGTTATCAATTAGTCATAGGGGCAAGATGATGCCACCGTCTCCCATTCGTAAATTAGTACCGTTTGCTGAAGCCGCTAAAACGAAAGGAATTACTGTTTACCATCTTAATATCGGTCAGCCGGATATAGAAACGCCAAAGCCTGTTTTGGATGCGGTTCGTAATTTTAATTTTAAAGTGTTAGAATATAGTCATAGTGCGGGTAACGAAAGCTATCGCAAAAAATTAGTAACCTATTATGCTCGTGTTGGTATTGAATTAACATCAGAACAAATTATAGTTACAACAGGAGCCAGCGAAGCTATATTGTTTGGTTTCTTGGCTTGCTTCGATCCGGAAGATGAGATCATAATTCCGGAACCTTTTTATGCCAACTATCACGCTTTTGCTGTGTCAACGGGCGTAAATGTAATTCCTGTTACTTCTAATATTGAAAGCGGTTTTGCATTGCCAACAATTGAAGAAATTGAAAAGAAAATAACTCCACGTACAAAAGCAATTTTGATATGTAATCCTAATAATCCTACCGGTTACGTGTACACTGAACAGGAAATGTTACAATTGAGAGATTTAATTCTTCGCCATAACATCTATTTGTTCTCTGATGAGGCTTATCGTGAATTTTGTTACGAAGGAAAACATTTTAGTGCAATGTATTTAAAAGGTGTAGATGATAATGTGATCTTGATTGATAGTATTAGTAAACGTTACAGCGCTTGTGGTGGACGTATCGGGGCTTTCATTACAAAGAATAAAGCAGTATTGGATACGATCATGAAGTTTGCGCAAGCAAGATTGAGTCCTCCTGAATTTGCACAATTGGCTGGAGAAGCTGCTGTTGATCTGCCATCAACTTATTTTGATACTACCAAGACAGAATATAAAAAGAGGAGAGATCTGATCGTGAAAAGATTGTCTGCCATGGAGGGTGTGATCTGTACAAATCCCGGCGGCGCTTTTTATGTAATGGCAAAATTACCGATCGATGATTGTGATAATTTTTGCAAATGGTTGTTGAAAGATTTCAGTTATAACAAGCAGACTGTAATGTTAGCGCCTGCAACAGGCTTTTATGAAACACAGGGATTAGGTAAGCAAGAAGTTCGACTGGCCTATGTTTTAAACTGCGATGCGATCAATGCGGCAATGGATTGCTTGGAAAAAGCATTAGAACAATATCCACATAAAGAAAAGACAGTAAAACAAACTGCTTCATTAAGTATTTAA